The Candidatus Neomarinimicrobiota bacterium genome contains the following window.
TTATGGTGGAAAGCTGGGGAGGGAAAGTGCAGTCGATAGAAGTGTCAGCCAAAAATGGCGACGGCATAGACGACCTGCTCGAAGCGCTGCTGCTGGAAGCTGATCTTTTAGAACTTAAAGCAAATCCAAAAGTAAATGCGCGGGGTATCGTCGTTGAGGCAAATCTCGATAAAGGACTCGGACCTGTTGGAACGGTTCTTATTCAGAAAGGCACCCTCCGTGTCGGTGATCATTTTATTTGTGGAACTTCTTCAGGGAAGGTCAGGGGATTGCTGAATGAGAGAAATCAGCGGGTAGAAGAAACAAAGCCGTCGGTTCCTGTGCAGGTGTTGGGTTTCGAAAGTGTGCCCACGGCAAATGATTATTTTGCTGTTCTTGAGGAGGAACGTGACGTCAAAAAGATCAGCAGTGAGCGTAAGCGAATTAAGCGTGAACAGGATTTCAGGAAGATAAAGTTACGAACGCTTGATGAGATATCTCAACAAATCAAAGAAGGCAAGGTTCGGGAACTATCTATCATCATCAAAGGCGATGTGGATGGTTCAGTTGAGGCGCTTACGGATTCTCTCAACAAACTTTCTACCAAAGAAGTGGCGGTTAAAGTAATACATCAGGCAGTAGGTACTATCATTGAATCCGATATACTCCTTGCCACCGCTTCGGGTGCAGTCATCATCGGGTTTCATGTAAACGCATCCGCCGAAGCGAAAAAAATAGCTGAAAGGGATAACATCGACATCAGACTATATGACGTTATCTATGACGCTGTGAACGAAATTAAGACCGCATTGGAAGGATTACTTGAACCTGAACAGATTGTCGAAGTGGTAGGCAGAATTGAAATTCGGATGGTGTTCAAAAATTCGAAAATCGGGTCTATTGCCGGGTGTTACGTAGAATCAGGAAAAGTAAGCAGAGGGGATTCCATCAGGCTGCTTCGTGATGACGAGATAATCGACGAGGGTACGATCAATAGCCTTAAACGGTTTAAGGACGACGTAAAGGAAGTTGCGGAAGGATTTGAGTGCGGTATTACTATTGGCGGAGTTGAATCGATCCAAGAGGGCGACTTGATCCAGGTTATCGAGGTTACCAGTAGAAAACGTACTCTTGAAGAAGCGAGAAAATAAATGAGCAGTCGAAATTGGTAGTTATAGGCCTTCTTCAGCTGGACATCATCATCCCGGAGAGTCGGAGCTTAAAAGAGAAACGAAGGACTATTAAGAGTCTGAAGGAGACTGTAAGAAAACGATTCAACGTTTCCATTTCGGAAACAGGGAAATTGGATAAATGGGCTCGTTCGGAGATCTCGATAACAAAAGTAAGCAACGAATCTTTGCACGTCAAAAAAGAATTTCAAAATATTCAAAAGGATATTGAAAGACGGTATCCGGTGGAAATAATCGATTCGCAGGAAGAGGTGTGGTAAGACAACCGTACAGAAGAGCCGACAGAGTAGGGGATCTTGTCAAAAGGGAATTAGCGGAAATACTGATTAGAGGTGACCTGAATGCGGATTTTGGATTTGTAACTATTACTCAGGTAGATATGTCTAACGATCTGAAACACGCTAAGGTATACCTGTCGATACACGGAGACAGGGAAGTGAGGAAAACTCATTTCGCGAACCTTATGGAGTATAAGAAGAAAATGCGTTACTTATTGGCTCAGAATCTGAATTTAAGATATACACCTGCGCTGAAATTGTCTCTGGATGAGTCATTGGATAATGCCATTAAGGTTCAGAAACTCCTCGATAAAATCGATAGGGGATAGGAGTACTGATGGATATAGTCAGTGATATCTCCTCCTATAAAGCGGCTGAACCGGCTGCGTTAACCGTCGGCACATTTGACGGAGTTCATTTAGGGCATCAGAAAATTATCAACGTTCTCCTCCGTACCGGGAAGAAGAGAAATCTGAAAACAACCGTAGTAACTTTTGATCCCCATCCCAAAGAAATTGTAAAGATGCCGGAATCATATTCTCCGATAAAAATATTGACTACGCTTGATGAAAAAATTGATGCGCTGTCTAAATTCGACATCGACACTTTAATGGTGATACCATTTACAGAAGAATTTTCACGAACAGATCCGAAAATATTCGTCAGGGATACGCTTTGTCAAAGATTTAAGGCGGAGGCGATTATAATGGGATACGATCACAATTTCGGCAGAGACAGGTCCGGTAATTCCGAAACCCTGCAATCCCTCGGAGGAGAATGCGGATTCACGACCGAAATTGTAGGTCCGGTAAACATAGGCGGTTCTCCGGTAAGCAGCACAAGAATAAGAAATCTCCTTACTATCGAAGGGGACGTCGTAACCATAAAAGAACTCCTGTCGAGAAACTATGCGTTGTCGGGTAAAGTCGTAAGAGGCGAGGGTATAGGAAAACAAATCGACTTCCCAACGGCTAATATTGAGATCGACAATAAGGTAAAAGCTCTGCCGAGAAACGGCGTGTACTGTGTAGAAGTTCATCATAAAGAAGACAGCTATCGCGGAATGGCTAACATTGGTGTCAGACCAACATTTAACGGTACTGATCTAACGGTAGAAGTACATATTCTTTTGGATGAACTGAAGGATATATACGGTGACCTGCTGCGCATAAGTTTTTTATCGCGAATTCGTG
Protein-coding sequences here:
- the rbfA gene encoding 30S ribosome-binding factor RbfA, producing MVRQPYRRADRVGDLVKRELAEILIRGDLNADFGFVTITQVDMSNDLKHAKVYLSIHGDREVRKTHFANLMEYKKKMRYLLAQNLNLRYTPALKLSLDESLDNAIKVQKLLDKIDRG
- a CDS encoding DUF503 domain-containing protein: MVVIGLLQLDIIIPESRSLKEKRRTIKSLKETVRKRFNVSISETGKLDKWARSEISITKVSNESLHVKKEFQNIQKDIERRYPVEIIDSQEEVW
- a CDS encoding bifunctional riboflavin kinase/FAD synthetase; this encodes MDIVSDISSYKAAEPAALTVGTFDGVHLGHQKIINVLLRTGKKRNLKTTVVTFDPHPKEIVKMPESYSPIKILTTLDEKIDALSKFDIDTLMVIPFTEEFSRTDPKIFVRDTLCQRFKAEAIIMGYDHNFGRDRSGNSETLQSLGGECGFTTEIVGPVNIGGSPVSSTRIRNLLTIEGDVVTIKELLSRNYALSGKVVRGEGIGKQIDFPTANIEIDNKVKALPRNGVYCVEVHHKEDSYRGMANIGVRPTFNGTDLTVEVHILLDELKDIYGDLLRISFLSRIRDEKKFDSPEDLIEQLNKDKIACSA